The stretch of DNA TACGGCACGGGCGCTCGGAGCGGACGGGATGTACCTCGCCGCGAACGATCCCGGCGTGAAAAAATCCGTTGACGCCGTGGTTGACCGGTGGGGAGGCGATTTTTTTGTGGAAAATAATGTCTCATGGCGCCGGTGCATCACCGACTGGAAGGCCAAGGAGGGTGCGGTCGCACACCTCACGATGTACGGACTCCGGATGACGGACGTCATCGACGAGGTGAGGAATCTCGGGGATATTCTGGTCGTTGTGGGTGCCGAGAAGGTGCCGGGCGATGTCTACGGGCTTGCGGACTACAACATCTCGGTGACGACCCAGCCGCATTCGGAGATCTCCAGTCTCGCCCTGTTTCTCGATCACCTTTTCGAAGGGCGTGAGCTGAACAGGGAATATCCCGATGCGCCGATGCGCATCATCCCGTCCGCACGGGTAAAGACGAGGAGTGGGGAGTGAGAGGGACCGTTCTTGTCG from Methanoculleus sp. SDB encodes:
- a CDS encoding tRNA 2'-O-methylase (catalyzes the S-adenosyl-methionine-dependent 2'-O-ribose methylation of C56 in tRNA transcripts), yielding MARACVLRIGHRPERDQRVTTHVALTARALGADGMYLAANDPGVKKSVDAVVDRWGGDFFVENNVSWRRCITDWKAKEGAVAHLTMYGLRMTDVIDEVRNLGDILVVVGAEKVPGDVYGLADYNISVTTQPHSEISSLALFLDHLFEGRELNREYPDAPMRIIPSARVKTRSGE